CAGTTTTGGAAATCTGTTAATTGAATTttttcgattaattcggttaattaactgaacTTGTTTAATGCTCACCCTAGTATATAATAGCTAGCAAGATTATGAGTTTACTTTTGCTGATGCAGCCAGATGGAGTGAATTGGAACAATATAGTGAAACAGACTTACGAATCTGCAGAACCGTGCCTGAAAACAAATTATTATGGTGCCAAAAGAATGATTGACGCTCTTATTCCCCTCCTCCAATTATCCGATTCTGCAAGGATTGTAAACGTGTCCTCCTCCATGGGGCAATTGAAGGTATAAAAGCTATTGACTTGTATGAGATAAGAGTTTGTACATAGGCTGCATGTTTTCCTGGAAATTATATCCCTAAAAACTTTCCCTactttcatttgttttatttatttatgatccTGTTTCTATGCAAAATTGCAAATTGTTGAGATTTTTCCCTTCAATCAGCATTAGCCCTAGCCAGCGTCAATACTGGTGAAGAGATTTTGTGAACTATTTCTTCCCAGCTTTACTTTCCTGTAGATCTGGAATCCTTATTTCACAATTATATTGAGATTGTTTTTATGGATTCATTGGAAAGGCTCAGCCCTTCTACAATCATGTTGTTTCAGAATATGTCAAATGAGTGGGCGAGAGGAATACTAAGTGATGCTGAAGGCCTCACAGAAGAGAGAGTTGATGAGGTGTTGAACGGTTTTCTAAAGGATGCTAAGGATGGTTTGCTGGAAAGCAAAAGCTGGTCTTTTATGCCTGCCTATAGAGTCTCAAAAGCAGCCCTGAATGCCTATACAAGGATTCTGGCGAAGAAGTACCCAAATTTCTGCATCAATTGTGTCTGTCCCGGCTTTGTCAAAACAGACATTAACTTCAACACCGGCAGATTTACTGCCGAGGATGGGGCTGAAAGTGCTGTGAGGCTAGCGCTGCTGCCTGATGGTGGGCCTTCTGGACTTTCTTTTTTCGGAAGGAAGCAGCATCCTTTGATTGAAAATGATCCATCTAAATATTTTGACGGGCTAAACAATAAGTATGCCATCTTCTAAACAATTCCCTGTTATAGTTTGCTTATGCGAACTGTTTACGCTAGTGGATTATTAGTGAAAACCGATAAAATGGGTACTTTTTTTGGTATCAGAATTGTTTGTCACCAAATATGTGAGGTCTGTGAGTTGTATGATCCAAATAATGCTCACGTCTCGCACAATCATGCATGCACAACAGAAGAGACTGAACAAATGGCTTATGAAAAGCATGAACTTGGGTTATTTTACCAGCTTCTTCTATCTTATTCTGGTCGAATTAGATCGCAGGATAATGGTAGGTTAATCTTTGCAGCAGGCTTGGTTGATCTTGTGTGTATGTTGTCAAAAAACAGGACCGCCATTTTAAGCTGAGAAGAGGCTGTGCTTGCTATATGTTTGTGGATGTTATGGGGTGGAAGTGCATTTTGTCAGTTCTATTAAAAACATTTGTCATAGAGTAATCAATTTCTTGAATCATTGCTTCTGGAACTCTTAAATATTTTTTCCCTATCAAAATTGGTACTCTTTCTTggtaaaaaaatttatgtagacTAATTTGTGTATGTGCATTCTATATGCAATAAAATCAAGAAGATAATGTGTAAATAAACGTGATTAAAATTGAGTATGCAGGTCACTTTGTGAGTCCCAAGATAAACTGTTGTTTTAAAGATGATATTGTCTTGCCTTTCTGTGTGGATGATACTGCAGGTCATTTtcaagataaattcatatttgtttGGAATAGTCTGAGTCCATCAGTGCATCAATAGGAAGAGGGGTTGAACAGTCAAGATCGATGTCTAAATATATATGTAATAATATGTtcatgaatattttatttataaacaaACTAGTGCCTCTTTAGAGAGGCATGGAGAAATAGTTTTAGCCCTTCCCAAATTGTTCAATCATCACcgcttaataaaaatatttaagtttttattttaagaaaaggTTGAGttaaaaaactttgaatttttttattttaatgttattttaataaaaatgatttaaaaacaaTTCAGATTGAACTCTTTTTTCCAAATTGACGTGTCCTAAAAAATGTTGGTCCATGAACCAGCATTTTTTAATCTGAACGAGCCCCCCATCGGTTCTTTTAttattggtttttcaaaatattttggttcttgttttAATAATGAAGTCAAATTGAGAGcagtgatggaaggaataaaAAATTGCAAACAATTGGGCCATACTAGTAAtgacattgaatgtgattcgaatattataGTAAATTGGATAAAATCTAGTAAATGCTCTTTATGGTATTTGTAGATTTTTGGGAGCagtttattggtttattggagggagtagacttttctataaatcatttgtatagagaagggaataaagtggcagatgctttaACTCGACAAAGTGCCATGgggaggaataatttgtttacaaatgGTAATCAATTTCCTAGAGTTATCAAATGTTTGTATAGTTTGAATAAGATaagtacgacttatatgaggtatgtttagttgatttccttttgattttggtatatatttgttttcttcttttgtttggtttgatgcatgtGGTGTTTTATTGGTTATAATGTAAGCCCCAAATGTTCTTTTGTTTccacggtattcttccaccataagtgagggttattaataaacttaTGACAGGGCTGCTAAGTGGGTGGCTTTCggctctttccaaaaaaaaaaaagaattagcaTTTTTTGCGTGTCCCATGCACGCACGTGGCCCTTTAAGAAATTAGAAAAGAGTAAACATGAAGATCAATTTAGGGCAATAATGCCCAGTATTTCAATATGTTTCTCATGGTTACACACCAAACGTTTATATGGGCTTCTACTAATACTCAATAAGGAGAATTAATAATGGATCCCTAAATAGGTAAACATAATATGGAAATAATAACAAATTCCTAACAAATGAAACATGATCGTAACTGcctaaatgctgaaaattacatAATACAATCTAATTATCCAAAATTATGCTTACATATATGATAAACAAAAGATCTCAAAATGGCAAAATCATGTTCATATGCCACCTCTTGACATTCCTCATGACTTAATTTAATTGGACACTGAAGTCTGTTGCACCGAAAAATCTTGCAAAGTTGGCGCAAGGGAGTAATGGTTTGCCCTAGAATATTTTCaatgtcttctctctctctctctctctctctctctctctctctcctctctctctctctctctctctctctctcattttttttcaCATGAATTTAAGTTGTGAACAAATAAATGAGTATGCAAAAATAGGGAGACTCGGGTTTTTTGAAAATTCAgctcttatttttctttcaacAAAAGAGTTGTGAACATACCAACCTTTTATCATTACATATCTGTGTAAAcaagtcaaaaaaaaaataaaaaaaaaaaaatcattgggACACGTAAGATTGGTTGAAGGTATCATACATTTCTTGCCGAGTCGTGGATAACCCATGCGCAATATTTCTTTCATATTCACAACAACAGGTCACCTTATTGTGTGTTTAATTTACATAATCCATTAGGATCCATTAGGAATTGCGTTGAAGCATGTTGAGGTGGGGGTTGTTGTCAAGAAGAAATGCCCTTTTCTCTGTATTTTCATTGTCATGTTTCTCTTCAAAGCTGCATAAGTGAAAAATGTCAGTGAGTGCACTAAAGAAATCTTTATTTTAGttctgatatgcccataataaatcatgctaataagggcaggtcaacgcctgtctcatactttctccaggtctgactttctgacgagtgattagctccgacctaataaagagGAGGATTCACGCCGACGCCCTTTAAAACAgagtaataggcgcacgcacttatggccgGAGAGTGATTcgcgcccccacgcaataaatccgagccaaccatcggtcaactcaagcccctataagaagggattgggagtacaggcaaaggtaagtcacataacactattctactgttgcatttagccttcctaaaagccttcctcttacttaggcatcggagtgatcccccggagtacacctcgggtcctccaagcctttgttcttttcttctttcaggtcaacgagagtcgaaggagcatcccaactattttttaccccgcaacagttggcgctgTCTGTGGGAACTTACTTTTAGGAGGCGATATTATCTTGCTCTCGACTTTCAAACATTCAAGCAATGCCGACCTCGCGCAATTCTACCTCCTTCCCTGATACCAAAGAACCATCCCAATCCATCCAATGGACCTCCGACTCATCTGGTGttagtagggaggagttccttgccttccagaaggaaatgaaggacatgctcaaccaactcttacaacagaagagtcaagaagggcacgTCCTTCCCCGATCGTAAGAGAAACCCAGCGCAGACAAACAAGCTGACGAACTAatggagaaagaagagaaaactcaccccaataagaaggtagaagatgcaaatagcgtggATGTCAACCAATAAAGATCCACCGAGCTcgaggaaagaataaagaagatagattacatagagaagatgatgaaagaaggcAGAACCAGGCCCTACTATGGTGAAACATCCCTAAAGTCCGCGGAGTCTCCATTCAGCAAAGAGATCATGGAAGCTCCATTGCctagtagattcaagatgcccacctttgagagatacgaaggtttgtctgaccccattgatcacttggaaaatttcaaaatgttaatgcAGCTGCAAGGGGCTCCTGACGCCATCATGTGCCGAGCGTTTGCTACCACCCTTAAGAGTACCGCCAGAGACTGGTATCGAACTCTTCGACCAGGATCTGTTGGTTCCTTCCAAGGGATGGAGCAAATGTTCATCAGCCACTTCCTTAGAAGCCGGAGAGTTGCCAAAACAACAGGCCATCTAATGAATATGGTGCAAGGGGACCGGGAGACTTTAAAGAACTTTATGCACCGGTTCAACACAGCGaccctagaaatccgcaacttAGACATGGGGGTAGCCTTGGCCGCCCTGACAACGGCTCTCCAACCCGGAAGTTTCTTATACTCCCTAGGGAAAAAACCGCCGGTGGACATGGGGGAGTTAATGATCCGAGCAGAGAATACATAAACCTCGAGGAGATGATGGACACGAGAGGAAATCGTCTAGAGCGGAAGAGGAGAAACAACGACAGAGAATCTGGAGACACGTATAGATCTATAAAAAGGCACGAAACTAGTGCGCTGCAAACAGGTCAAAAGAGCAgaggacagcacaacaagttctccacctacacacctccAAATGTACCGCGCTCAGAGTTGCTGATGCAGATAAAAAAGAAGGACTACGTCTCatggcctgaacctatgcgaacgcctctacataagcggaacatgtccagttttgcgcattccatagggatcacggccacgacacagaagaatgcattcagctgaagaagaaatcgaagtcctaataagaaggggacatctATCAAGGTTTGTCAAGAAAGaaaatccacaaagggaaccattcgagcagaggaggcatggcgcaaaagagaaggaagagcaagctattggggaaattgcggtgatctttggaggatccgccagtggaggagatagcgggagtgcgcgcaaaagatatgctaaacaggtgctgacgatggaaaagggggaaaccagtagcaaacgaaacaaGAAAGGTGACgccataacctttgacagcggagatgAAGAGGGAGTGCAGCAACCGCATGATGACGCACTAGTGCTCTCCCTACTCGTGGCCAATTACATGGTTAGACGTATACTGATAGACAACgggagctcggccaacatcatgttctggtcggtcttGGTTGGGATGAAGATCGGCAAGGAACGATTGAAGCCCGTCTCGACCCCCTTGGTAGGATTTGGGGGAGACACTGTTCACCCCTTGGGAATCATCACGTTACCAGTGACAATAGGGACGACCCCGCAGCAGGTAACAATGTTGACAGAGTTCCTGGTAGTTGACCGACCTTCggtgtacaatgtcatcttgggtcgccCTTTCTTTAACGCAGTTCGAGCGGTAAcatcaacataccacctcaaagttatattccctacaccacaagggataggatatgccaaaggagatcaggccgctgcctggagttgctatgtaatggccttgAAAGGGACGATGGAGGCCAAAGAAGCTCTAATGGT
This region of Malania oleifera isolate guangnan ecotype guangnan chromosome 10, ASM2987363v1, whole genome shotgun sequence genomic DNA includes:
- the LOC131166643 gene encoding uncharacterized protein LOC131166643: MQLQGAPDAIMCRAFATTLKSTARDWYRTLRPGSVGSFQGMEQMFISHFLRSRRVAKTTGHLMNMVQGDRETLKNFMHRFNTATLEIRNLDMGVALAALTTALQPGSFLYSLGKKPPVDMGELMIRAENT